The Hymenobacter baengnokdamensis genome includes a region encoding these proteins:
- the secG gene encoding preprotein translocase subunit SecG: MYLALVIFILLVCFLLALVVLAQNPQGGGLSSQFGASGTANLMGVKRTGDLLEKLTWGFAVGLIVLSLATHMVGGGSNGPIQSVNQQAAKKAVVPVAPAAPAPGAAAPATQQPAAPITAPQPAK, from the coding sequence ATGTACCTCGCGTTAGTCATTTTCATTCTGCTCGTGTGCTTCCTACTGGCCTTGGTAGTGTTAGCCCAAAATCCTCAGGGCGGCGGCCTTAGCAGCCAGTTTGGTGCGAGCGGCACCGCCAACCTCATGGGCGTTAAGCGTACCGGTGACTTGCTGGAAAAGCTAACCTGGGGCTTCGCCGTGGGCCTGATTGTATTATCGCTGGCTACCCACATGGTTGGCGGCGGCAGCAACGGCCCTATCCAGAGCGTCAACCAGCAGGCTGCCAAGAAAGCAGTTGTGCCGGTAGCCCCGGCTGCCCCGGCCCCTGGTGCAGCAGCCCCGGCCACCCAGCAGCCGGCCGCGCCGATAACGGCCCCACAGCCGGCTAAATAA
- a CDS encoding sigma-54 interaction domain-containing protein, translating to MTNQEIQSIKQRFGIIGNAPALNYAIQVAAQVAPTDMTVLITGESGSGKESFSKIIHALSPRKHGQFIAINCGAIPEGTIDSELFGHEKGAFTGANEARKGYFEVTDGGTIFLDEIAEMPLGTQARLLRVLENGEFIRVGSSKVQKTDVRVVAATNVNLLDRVQAGKFREDLYYRLNTVPITVPSLRERGDDIYLLFRKFTADFSEKHRVKPISLTPDAVRLLTRFRFPGNIRQLKNLAEQISVLELEREVDAARLTTYLPAAQTSLLPALLPGHSTGNDFSSYSERDILYRLLFDMRRDMTDLKKVVLELATGNRPATTDTQELLRQNSHLFNNLNEPLPHPAPDGAAESNGYYLPASPAAPLRVDVSSVGNYADEDDTDHTEDISHETEEETLSLDAIEKEMILKALKKHHNKRKYAAQDLGISERTLYRKLKQYDLESA from the coding sequence ATGACAAATCAAGAGATTCAATCCATCAAGCAGCGCTTCGGCATCATCGGCAATGCGCCGGCGCTGAACTACGCCATTCAGGTAGCCGCGCAGGTTGCGCCGACCGACATGACCGTGCTCATCACCGGCGAAAGCGGGTCGGGCAAGGAGTCGTTTTCCAAGATTATCCACGCCCTGTCGCCGCGCAAGCACGGGCAGTTTATCGCCATCAACTGCGGCGCCATTCCGGAAGGCACTATCGACTCGGAGCTGTTTGGGCACGAAAAAGGCGCATTTACGGGGGCTAATGAAGCTCGCAAGGGCTATTTTGAAGTGACCGACGGTGGCACCATCTTTCTGGATGAGATTGCCGAAATGCCGCTGGGCACCCAGGCCCGCCTGCTGCGCGTGCTCGAAAACGGCGAGTTTATCCGGGTGGGTAGCAGCAAGGTTCAGAAAACCGACGTGCGCGTAGTGGCCGCCACCAACGTGAATCTGCTCGACCGCGTGCAGGCCGGCAAGTTCCGCGAAGACCTCTACTACCGGCTTAACACGGTGCCGATTACGGTGCCGTCCCTGCGCGAGCGCGGCGACGATATTTACCTGCTATTCCGCAAATTCACCGCTGATTTTTCGGAGAAACATCGGGTAAAACCTATATCTCTTACGCCCGACGCGGTCCGGCTGCTTACCCGGTTTCGGTTTCCGGGCAACATTCGCCAGCTTAAGAACCTGGCCGAGCAGATTTCGGTGCTTGAGTTGGAGCGGGAAGTCGATGCCGCCCGCCTGACTACCTATTTGCCGGCCGCCCAAACGTCGCTGTTGCCGGCCCTGCTGCCCGGCCACAGCACCGGCAATGATTTTAGCTCTTATTCGGAGCGCGATATTCTGTACCGGCTGCTGTTCGACATGCGCCGCGACATGACCGACCTTAAAAAAGTGGTGCTGGAGCTGGCCACCGGCAACCGCCCCGCCACTACTGATACCCAGGAGCTGCTGCGGCAGAACAGCCATTTATTTAACAACTTAAACGAGCCGCTGCCCCACCCGGCCCCGGATGGGGCAGCCGAAAGCAACGGCTATTACCTGCCGGCCAGCCCGGCCGCGCCGCTGCGGGTAGATGTAAGCTCGGTGGGTAACTATGCCGACGAGGACGATACCGACCACACCGAAGACATTTCGCACGAAACTGAGGAGGAAACCCTGTCGCTCGATGCAATTGAGAAAGAGATGATTCTCAAGGCCTTGAAGAAGCATCACAACAAACGCAAATATGCGGCCCAGGACCTGGGCATCTCGGAGCGCACCCTCTACCGCAAGCTCAAGCAATATGACCTGGAATCGGCTTAA
- a CDS encoding NUDIX hydrolase, with amino-acid sequence MNVFINDVPLIIKKLSDKVYKHKYDLVLAADEDFTSKDLVGDVLVRDATPAFLDRLLRLMEVKKLKKLDSLTMLARKKKNLILHLKDQFKIAKAAGGLVVKDGQVLMIYRLGKWDLPKGKLKSEEDVALGAIREVEEECNIKVELGEKLPSTWHSYAYKGNKMLKKTSWYVMKCLDDSVMRPQTEEYIEEVRWMSPQDALARLEESYASITLVVQHYLSELAGKPAKATSEK; translated from the coding sequence ATGAACGTTTTCATCAACGATGTGCCGCTGATTATTAAAAAGCTCAGCGACAAGGTGTACAAGCATAAATACGACCTCGTGCTTGCGGCCGATGAGGATTTTACCAGCAAGGATTTGGTGGGCGATGTGCTGGTGCGCGATGCCACGCCGGCCTTTCTCGACCGCCTGTTGCGGCTGATGGAAGTGAAAAAGCTGAAAAAGCTGGATTCGCTCACCATGCTGGCCCGCAAAAAGAAGAATCTTATTCTGCATCTTAAAGACCAGTTTAAGATTGCCAAGGCCGCCGGTGGCCTCGTAGTCAAAGACGGGCAGGTGCTCATGATTTATCGCCTCGGTAAATGGGACCTGCCCAAAGGGAAGCTCAAAAGTGAGGAGGATGTGGCCCTCGGTGCCATCCGTGAGGTAGAGGAAGAGTGCAATATCAAGGTGGAGCTGGGCGAAAAGCTGCCCAGCACCTGGCACTCGTATGCGTACAAAGGCAATAAAATGCTGAAGAAAACGAGCTGGTACGTAATGAAATGCCTCGACGACTCGGTAATGCGGCCTCAAACGGAGGAATACATTGAGGAAGTGCGCTGGATGTCGCCCCAGGATGCCCTGGCTCGCCTCGAAGAGTCGTACGCCTCCATTACCCTGGTCGTGCAGCACTACCTGAGTGAGCTGGCTGGCAAGCCTGCCAAAGCCACCTCCGAGAAATAG
- a CDS encoding metallophosphoesterase family protein produces MTRIALLSDTHGYFDERLAHHLRGANEIWHAGDFGSSELVVQLAGLAPVFRGVYGNIDGTDVRCTEPLVQDFAVEGLRVLMTHIGGYPGHYAPAARQLLAQARPGLFVCGHSHILRVMPDPKLNLLALNPGAAGRHGFHKVRTMLRFGIDRGKVVEMQAIELGPRTAMADTGVR; encoded by the coding sequence ATGACGCGCATCGCCCTCCTCTCCGATACCCACGGCTATTTCGACGAGCGCCTGGCGCACCACCTGCGCGGTGCCAACGAGATATGGCACGCCGGCGACTTTGGCTCCTCAGAGCTGGTAGTGCAGCTAGCGGGCCTGGCGCCGGTATTTCGGGGCGTGTATGGCAACATCGACGGCACCGACGTGCGCTGCACCGAGCCGCTGGTGCAGGACTTCGCGGTAGAGGGCCTGCGGGTGCTCATGACGCACATTGGGGGTTACCCTGGGCACTATGCCCCGGCCGCGCGGCAGCTGCTGGCTCAGGCGCGGCCGGGGCTATTCGTATGCGGCCACTCGCATATTCTGCGCGTAATGCCCGACCCTAAGCTGAATCTATTGGCGCTCAACCCCGGCGCGGCGGGTCGGCACGGCTTTCATAAGGTGCGCACGATGCTGCGCTTCGGCATCGACCGGGGTAAGGTAGTAGAGATGCAGGCCATCGAACTGGGCCCGCGCACGGCAATGGCAGACACGGGCGTACGCTAA
- a CDS encoding threonine aldolase family protein, which produces MALAPSPLPIIDLRSDTVTRPTPAMLAAMQAAAVGDDVYDEDPTVRALETSLAARFGMGAGLFCPSGTMTNQLAIMAHCAPVSEVICEATAHVYLWEVGGIMHHARASVALLPGNRGRLTASQVAGAVRPAGNVHYPTTRLVCLENTHNRGGGSCYAWSDLEEIAAFTKKNKLALHLDGARIFNALVATGQRSEDYGKLFDSISVCLSKGLGAPVGSVLLGSQEFINGCKRLRKLFGGGWRQAGYLAAAGLYALENNVARLADDHRRAAQLAEALRPLPYVAEILAPETNLVIFRLDETRLTVADFLARLESQGIKASGFGGSWVRFVTHLDVSQEMLERVIAALPGLAG; this is translated from the coding sequence TTGGCTTTAGCTCCTTCTCCCCTGCCGATTATCGATTTGCGCTCCGATACCGTGACGCGCCCCACCCCCGCCATGCTCGCCGCTATGCAGGCCGCCGCAGTCGGCGACGATGTGTACGACGAAGACCCCACCGTACGGGCGCTGGAAACCAGCCTGGCCGCCCGCTTCGGCATGGGGGCCGGCTTGTTCTGCCCCTCGGGCACGATGACTAACCAGCTGGCTATCATGGCGCACTGCGCGCCCGTGTCGGAGGTTATCTGCGAAGCCACGGCCCACGTGTACCTGTGGGAAGTGGGCGGCATTATGCACCACGCGCGCGCCTCGGTAGCGCTGCTGCCCGGCAACCGGGGTCGCCTCACGGCCAGCCAGGTGGCCGGGGCCGTGCGCCCGGCCGGCAACGTACACTACCCTACTACCCGGCTGGTGTGCCTCGAAAATACCCACAACCGAGGCGGCGGCAGCTGCTATGCCTGGTCGGATTTGGAGGAAATCGCGGCATTTACCAAAAAGAATAAGCTGGCCCTGCACCTCGACGGCGCGCGTATCTTCAACGCGCTGGTGGCCACCGGCCAGCGCAGCGAGGACTACGGCAAGCTGTTCGACTCCATCTCGGTGTGCCTGAGCAAGGGGCTGGGCGCCCCGGTGGGCTCGGTGCTGCTGGGCTCGCAGGAGTTTATCAACGGCTGCAAGCGGCTGCGCAAATTATTCGGGGGCGGCTGGCGGCAGGCGGGCTACCTGGCAGCGGCCGGACTCTATGCCCTGGAAAACAACGTGGCCCGCTTGGCCGATGACCACCGCCGCGCCGCGCAGCTGGCGGAGGCGCTGCGCCCGCTGCCTTACGTGGCTGAAATCCTGGCGCCCGAAACCAACCTCGTTATTTTCCGCCTCGATGAAACCCGCCTGACCGTAGCTGATTTCCTGGCTCGCCTCGAAAGCCAGGGCATTAAGGCCAGCGGCTTTGGCGGGAGCTGGGTACGCTTTGTGACCCACCTCGACGTAAGCCAGGAGATGCTGGAACGGGTTATCGCGGCGCTGCCGGGGCTGGCTGGCTAG
- the groES gene encoding co-chaperone GroES: MALSIKPLADRVVIKAAAAEATTKSGIIIPDTAKEKPQRGEVVAVGEGRTADSGSLIKPQVKTGDQVLYGKWTGTEITLDGEDYLIMQEKDILAVL, from the coding sequence ATGGCACTGAGCATTAAACCGCTGGCCGACCGCGTGGTCATTAAAGCCGCCGCCGCCGAAGCCACCACCAAGTCTGGCATCATCATTCCCGATACTGCCAAGGAGAAGCCCCAGCGTGGCGAAGTAGTAGCCGTAGGCGAAGGTCGCACTGCCGACAGCGGCAGCCTCATCAAGCCCCAGGTGAAAACCGGCGACCAGGTATTGTACGGCAAGTGGACCGGCACCGAAATCACCCTGGACGGCGAGGACTACCTCATCATGCAGGAGAAGGACATTCTGGCCGTTCTTTAA
- a CDS encoding peptide MFS transporter: MQPATASLRPQPPQTASGSHPRGLYLLFATEMWERFSYYGMRAVLVLFLTKAMMMDKAFASKFYGGYTSLVYLTPLIGGFISDRYWGNRRSITVGGLMMAIGQFTLFFSASNYGPASTHQLSHWLLYAGLGTMIVGNGFFKPNISSMVGSLYSPTDTRKDAAYTIFYMGINLGSFIGNTITSLVGDTGHPGDFRWAFLACGIAMLLGTAVFNWGKGKYLHTPEGEQVGLTPVNSGGVKGIYALLPVLLALVLGILWLDTAMFPTIAPLLGIALVAIIFMIFSDKSLSGADVQGIMVIFIVSFFVVFFWAAFEQAPASLTFFADEQMNRTIFGVTLPASIFQNLNAIFVVAGAPLMAMVWVALGKRGAEPASPVKMAMGLALLAAGYLVMCFGVHNLQPGVKVSMFFLVMLYFLHSAGELCLSPIGLSLVNKLAPVKFASLLMAVWFLANAAANYLAGYMSSLYPDPKSTAPAPSVLGFHITNLYDFFMVFVVSASVAAAILFLLSGRLAKMMDARNYPAPAPAV, from the coding sequence ATGCAACCTGCTACCGCCAGCCTGCGCCCGCAACCGCCCCAAACGGCCTCGGGCAGCCACCCGCGCGGCCTCTACCTCCTGTTTGCCACCGAAATGTGGGAGCGTTTCAGCTACTACGGCATGCGTGCCGTGCTGGTGCTGTTTCTCACCAAGGCCATGATGATGGACAAGGCGTTCGCGTCGAAGTTCTATGGTGGCTACACCAGCCTGGTTTACCTCACGCCGCTCATCGGGGGCTTTATCTCGGACCGCTACTGGGGCAACCGGCGCTCCATAACGGTGGGCGGCCTGATGATGGCGATTGGGCAGTTTACGCTGTTTTTCTCGGCCAGCAACTACGGGCCTGCCAGCACGCATCAGCTTAGCCACTGGCTGCTGTACGCTGGCCTGGGCACCATGATTGTGGGCAATGGCTTCTTTAAGCCTAATATCTCCAGCATGGTAGGCTCGCTCTATTCGCCCACCGATACCCGCAAGGATGCGGCCTACACCATCTTCTACATGGGCATCAACCTGGGTTCGTTCATCGGCAATACTATTACCAGCCTGGTAGGCGATACGGGGCACCCCGGCGACTTCCGCTGGGCCTTCCTGGCCTGCGGTATTGCCATGCTGCTCGGTACCGCCGTTTTCAATTGGGGCAAAGGCAAATACCTGCATACGCCCGAAGGCGAGCAAGTTGGCCTCACGCCGGTTAACTCGGGTGGGGTGAAGGGAATTTATGCGTTGCTGCCGGTGCTACTGGCGCTGGTGCTGGGCATTCTATGGCTTGATACCGCCATGTTCCCGACTATTGCCCCGCTGCTCGGCATTGCCCTTGTGGCAATTATCTTCATGATATTCAGCGATAAATCGCTCAGTGGAGCCGATGTGCAGGGCATCATGGTCATTTTTATCGTGTCATTCTTCGTGGTGTTTTTCTGGGCAGCCTTTGAGCAGGCGCCGGCCTCGCTCACGTTCTTTGCCGATGAGCAGATGAACCGGACCATCTTCGGTGTTACCCTGCCGGCTAGTATATTTCAAAACCTGAATGCTATTTTCGTCGTGGCCGGCGCGCCGCTCATGGCGATGGTTTGGGTTGCGCTGGGCAAGCGCGGCGCCGAGCCGGCCTCGCCCGTCAAAATGGCAATGGGCCTGGCCTTGCTGGCCGCTGGCTACCTGGTAATGTGCTTCGGGGTGCACAACCTCCAGCCCGGCGTGAAGGTGAGCATGTTCTTTCTGGTGATGCTCTACTTCCTGCACTCGGCCGGCGAGCTGTGCCTGTCGCCCATCGGCCTGTCACTGGTCAATAAGCTGGCCCCGGTCAAGTTTGCCTCCCTGCTGATGGCCGTCTGGTTTCTGGCCAATGCCGCCGCCAACTACCTGGCCGGCTACATGAGCAGCCTCTACCCAGACCCCAAATCGACCGCCCCCGCGCCGTCGGTGCTGGGCTTTCACATCACCAACCTCTACGACTTTTTTATGGTATTCGTGGTGTCGGCTTCGGTTGCGGCAGCCATTCTCTTCCTGCTCAGCGGCCGTCTGGCCAAGATGATGGACGCCCGCAATTATCCGGCGCCTGCTCCTGCGGTGTAG
- a CDS encoding LptE family protein translates to MTWNRLKTTRRQALGLLALPLLLLSSCGVYSFNGTNIDPAVKTISIQTFQNTAPNAPAYLSQRFTEDIKDYFQRNTTLKLVPRDGDLQFEGTIVAYDFAPAAIQQAGGLPSAGANRLTIQVQLRFTNTKNNKQDFEQTFQSQRDFASTQDIASINNDLASVREITRNIISDMFNKSVANW, encoded by the coding sequence ATGACCTGGAATCGGCTTAAAACCACCCGCCGCCAGGCGCTGGGCCTGCTGGCGCTGCCCTTGCTCCTGCTCAGCAGTTGCGGCGTGTATTCGTTCAACGGCACCAACATCGACCCGGCGGTTAAAACGATTTCCATTCAGACCTTCCAGAATACTGCGCCCAACGCGCCGGCGTATCTGTCGCAGCGCTTTACCGAAGATATTAAGGACTATTTTCAGCGTAATACCACCCTTAAGCTGGTGCCGCGCGATGGCGACCTGCAATTTGAAGGTACTATTGTGGCCTACGACTTTGCTCCGGCGGCCATTCAGCAGGCCGGCGGACTGCCCAGCGCGGGAGCCAACCGCCTCACCATTCAGGTGCAGCTGCGCTTTACCAACACCAAGAATAATAAGCAGGACTTCGAGCAGACTTTCCAGAGCCAGCGCGATTTCGCTTCTACGCAGGATATTGCGTCCATAAACAACGATTTGGCATCAGTTCGCGAAATCACGCGCAATATTATCAGCGATATGTTCAACAAATCGGTGGCCAACTGGTAG
- the pckA gene encoding phosphoenolpyruvate carboxykinase (ATP), which yields MADQKAVAARLAPLGFVQAPAQAHLNLTPAALVEHALRRQEGTLTDTGALMADTGQFTGRSPKDRFVVKDANTADSVWWGDINIAFDPARFEQLHQKMVAYLADKEVFVREAYAGANPDYQLKLRVVNELAWHNLFCYNMFLRPAADADTSWTPDFSIICAPGFEADPAVDGTRQKNFAIIDFTRKMILIGGTGYAGEMKKGIFGVLNYLLPHEHNTLAMHCSANVGPDGDTAIFFGLSGTGKTTLSADPNRGLIGDDEHGWTPEAGIFNFEGGCYAKVIDLSRAKEPEIWDAIRFGSIVENTRFLPGTHTVDYANKSVTENTRTAYPIHFIPNCVEPSVGSSPKNIFFLTADAFGVLPPISKLNKSHAMYHFMSGYTAKVAGTEMGVTEPQTTFSACFGQVFLPLHPTRYAEMLGQKMDEHPDINVWLVNTGWTGGSYGVGHRMKLGYTRTMITAALGGVLNEVNFKKHPIFGVEVPGAVPGVPSEILDPRNTWADKEAYDQTASELADKFIKNFEKYADFANAEIMAGAPKAAVVA from the coding sequence ATGGCTGACCAAAAAGCAGTCGCTGCCCGCCTGGCCCCCTTAGGTTTTGTGCAGGCTCCGGCCCAGGCCCATCTCAACCTTACTCCCGCCGCGCTGGTGGAGCACGCGCTGCGCCGCCAGGAAGGCACGCTTACTGATACCGGCGCGCTGATGGCCGACACTGGCCAGTTTACGGGCCGCTCGCCCAAAGACCGGTTTGTGGTAAAGGATGCCAACACCGCCGACAGCGTGTGGTGGGGCGACATCAACATCGCCTTCGACCCCGCCCGCTTTGAGCAGCTGCACCAGAAAATGGTGGCTTACCTCGCCGACAAGGAAGTATTTGTGCGTGAAGCCTACGCCGGGGCCAATCCTGACTATCAGCTTAAGCTGCGCGTAGTAAATGAGCTGGCCTGGCACAACCTCTTCTGCTACAACATGTTTCTGCGGCCGGCGGCTGATGCCGACACGTCGTGGACGCCCGACTTCAGCATCATTTGTGCCCCCGGCTTTGAGGCCGACCCGGCCGTGGATGGCACCCGCCAGAAAAACTTCGCCATCATCGACTTCACCCGCAAGATGATTCTCATCGGCGGCACGGGCTATGCCGGCGAAATGAAAAAAGGCATATTCGGCGTATTGAATTATCTGTTGCCCCACGAGCACAACACGCTGGCCATGCACTGCTCGGCCAATGTGGGCCCCGACGGCGACACGGCTATTTTCTTTGGCCTCTCGGGCACTGGCAAAACGACGCTTTCGGCCGACCCGAACCGGGGACTTATCGGCGACGACGAGCACGGCTGGACGCCCGAGGCCGGCATTTTCAACTTCGAGGGCGGCTGCTACGCCAAGGTTATCGACCTGAGCCGCGCCAAGGAGCCCGAAATCTGGGATGCCATCCGCTTCGGCTCCATCGTGGAAAATACGCGCTTCCTGCCTGGCACGCACACGGTAGACTACGCCAATAAGTCGGTAACGGAGAACACGCGCACGGCCTACCCTATCCATTTCATTCCCAACTGTGTAGAGCCTTCAGTAGGCAGCTCTCCGAAGAATATCTTCTTCCTTACGGCGGATGCGTTTGGGGTACTGCCGCCCATCAGCAAGCTCAATAAGAGCCACGCCATGTACCACTTTATGTCGGGCTACACGGCAAAGGTAGCCGGCACCGAAATGGGCGTCACGGAGCCTCAGACTACGTTCTCGGCCTGCTTTGGGCAGGTATTTCTACCGCTGCACCCTACCAGGTACGCCGAGATGCTGGGCCAGAAAATGGACGAGCATCCCGATATCAACGTGTGGCTGGTGAATACGGGCTGGACCGGCGGCAGCTACGGCGTAGGCCACCGCATGAAGCTGGGCTACACCCGGACCATGATTACGGCCGCCCTCGGCGGGGTGCTTAACGAGGTGAACTTCAAGAAGCACCCCATTTTTGGGGTGGAAGTGCCCGGGGCCGTGCCCGGCGTACCCAGCGAGATACTGGACCCGCGCAATACCTGGGCCGATAAAGAGGCCTACGACCAAACCGCCTCGGAGCTGGCCGACAAGTTCATAAAAAACTTTGAGAAATACGCCGACTTTGCCAATGCCGAGATTATGGCCGGCGCGCCCAAAGCTGCAGTAGTAGCTTAG
- the groL gene encoding chaperonin GroEL (60 kDa chaperone family; promotes refolding of misfolded polypeptides especially under stressful conditions; forms two stacked rings of heptamers to form a barrel-shaped 14mer; ends can be capped by GroES; misfolded proteins enter the barrel where they are refolded when GroES binds), which translates to MAKNIQFDTEGRDRLKRGVDKLANAVKVTLGPKGRNVIIDKKFGAPSITKDGVTVAKEIELRDPIENMGAQLVKEVASKTADQAGDGTTTATVLAQAIYTAGSKNVAAGANPMDLKRGIDKAVQAVVANLKAQSKPIANSAEIAQVGTISANNDAEIGKMIADAMDKVGKEGVITVEEARGTETEVKTVEGMQFDRGYLSPYFVTNPEKMETEFENPYILIYDKKVSTMKELLPVLEQVLQTGKPLLIISEDVDGEALATLVVNKLRGSLKIAAVKAPGFGDRRKAMLEDIATLTGGTVISEERGYKLENATLDYLGTAEKIIIDKDNTTIVNGKGQKEDITSRVNQIKAQMETTTSDYDKEKLQERLAKLSGGVAILYIGASTEVEMKEKKDRVDDALHATRAAVEEGVVPGGGVALVRAIEALDAVTTLNGDERTGVNIIRTALEAPLRTIVQNAGGEGSVVVQKVRDGKGDFGYNAREDRYENLTAAGIIDPTKVTRLALENAASIAGLLLTTEAVISDEPEPKEAAGGHGDGGMGGMGGMGGMM; encoded by the coding sequence ATGGCTAAGAACATTCAATTTGACACCGAAGGCCGCGACCGCTTGAAGCGCGGTGTGGATAAACTGGCGAACGCCGTTAAAGTAACGCTCGGGCCTAAAGGCCGCAACGTTATCATCGACAAGAAGTTCGGTGCGCCTTCCATTACCAAGGACGGCGTAACCGTAGCCAAAGAAATCGAGCTGCGCGACCCCATCGAGAACATGGGCGCCCAGCTGGTGAAGGAAGTAGCCTCGAAAACGGCCGACCAGGCCGGCGACGGCACCACCACGGCTACCGTACTGGCCCAGGCCATCTACACGGCCGGCTCGAAGAACGTGGCCGCCGGTGCTAACCCGATGGACCTCAAGCGCGGTATCGACAAGGCCGTGCAGGCCGTAGTGGCTAACCTGAAGGCTCAGTCGAAGCCGATTGCCAACAGCGCCGAAATCGCGCAGGTGGGTACCATCTCGGCCAACAACGACGCCGAAATCGGCAAGATGATTGCCGACGCGATGGATAAGGTTGGTAAAGAAGGTGTTATCACGGTAGAAGAAGCTCGCGGCACCGAGACCGAAGTAAAAACGGTAGAGGGCATGCAGTTCGACCGCGGCTACCTCTCGCCCTACTTCGTGACCAATCCCGAGAAAATGGAGACGGAGTTCGAGAACCCCTACATCCTCATCTACGACAAGAAGGTCAGCACCATGAAGGAGCTGCTGCCCGTGCTGGAGCAGGTGCTGCAGACTGGCAAGCCGCTGCTGATTATCTCAGAAGACGTGGATGGCGAGGCCCTGGCTACGCTGGTAGTAAACAAGCTGCGCGGCTCGCTGAAAATCGCGGCCGTGAAGGCTCCCGGCTTCGGCGACCGCCGCAAGGCTATGCTCGAAGACATCGCCACCCTCACGGGCGGTACGGTAATTTCGGAAGAGCGCGGCTACAAGCTGGAGAACGCTACCCTGGACTACCTCGGCACGGCGGAGAAAATCATCATCGACAAAGACAACACCACGATTGTCAATGGTAAAGGCCAGAAAGAGGATATCACGTCGCGCGTGAACCAGATTAAGGCCCAGATGGAAACTACTACTTCAGACTATGACAAGGAGAAGCTGCAAGAGCGCCTGGCCAAGCTGAGCGGTGGCGTGGCTATTCTCTACATCGGTGCCAGCACCGAGGTAGAAATGAAGGAAAAGAAAGACCGCGTAGACGATGCCCTGCACGCAACCCGCGCCGCCGTTGAGGAAGGCGTGGTGCCCGGCGGTGGCGTGGCTCTGGTGCGCGCCATTGAGGCGCTCGACGCCGTGACGACCCTGAACGGCGACGAGCGCACGGGTGTCAACATCATCCGTACGGCTCTGGAAGCTCCCCTGCGCACCATTGTGCAGAACGCCGGTGGCGAAGGCTCGGTAGTGGTGCAGAAGGTGCGCGATGGTAAAGGCGACTTTGGCTACAACGCCCGCGAGGACCGCTACGAAAATCTGACGGCCGCTGGTATCATCGACCCGACCAAAGTAACCCGCCTGGCGCTCGAGAACGCTGCTTCCATCGCCGGCCTGCTGCTGACGACCGAAGCCGTTATCTCGGATGAGCCCGAGCCTAAAGAAGCTGCTGGTGGCCACGGCGACGGTGGTATGGGCGGTATGGGTGGCATGGGCGGCATGATGTAA